A genomic stretch from Echeneis naucrates chromosome 6, fEcheNa1.1, whole genome shotgun sequence includes:
- the fzd1 gene encoding frizzled-1 has translation MASDGHLPTVLTLVFFFHFLNVGIFRVNGQYGGGDRGMSIPEHGFCQPISIPLCTDIAYNETIMPNLLGHTNQEDAGLEVHQFYPLVKVQCSPDLKFFLCSMYAPVCTVLEQALPPCRSLCERARQGCEALMNKFGFQWPDTLACESFPVHGAGELCVGQNMSDRGESEERAPHPTERPPPEHDSGQFRCPSSLRVPPYLNYRFLGQENCGAPCEPKRSHGMMYFSEEELKFARIWIGIWSVLCCASTLFTVLTYLVDMKRFSYPERPIVFLSGCYTMVSIAYIAGFLLEDKVVCNDRFDNDIRTVVQGTKKEGCTILFMMLYFFSMASSIWWVILALTWFLAAGMKWGHEAIEANSQYFHLAAWAVPAIKTITILAVGQVDGDVLSGVCFVGINSVDALRGFVLAPLFVYLFIGTSFLLAGFVSLFRIRTIMKHDGTKTEKLEKLMVRIGIFSVLYTVPATIVIACYFYEQAFREQWERTWISQTCKTYAVPCPVQNHPNMSPDFTVFMIKYLMTLIVGITSGFWIWSGKTLNSWRRFYTRLANSKQGETTV, from the coding sequence ATGGCTTCCGACGGCCACCTTCCCACTGTGTTGactttggtgtttttcttccacttcCTAAACGTGGGAATCTTTCGCGTAAACGGCCAGTACGGCGGCGGGGACCGCGGAATGTCGATACCGGAGCACGGCTTCTGCCAGCCGATCTCCATTCCTCTGTGCACGGACATCGCGTACAATGAAACCATCATGCCGAACCTGCTGGGTCACACTAACCAGGAGGACGCGGGGCTGGAGGTGCACCAGTTCTACCCGCTGGTCAAGGTGCAGTGCTCCCCGGACCTGAAGTTCTTCCTGTGCTCCATGTACGCTCCGGTGTGCACGGTGCTGGAGCAGGCGCTGCCCCCGTGCCGCTCTCTCTGCGAGCGAGCACGCCAGGGCTGCGAGGCACTCATGAACAAGTTCGGCTTCCAGTGGCCCGACACGCTCGCGTGCGAGTCCTTCCCGGTGCACGGCGCGGGAGAGCTGTGCGTCGGCCAGAACATGTCGGACCGCGGCGAGTCCGAGGAGCGAGCTCCGCACCCCACCGAGCGGCCGCCCCCGGAGCACGACAGCGGCCAGTTCAGGTGCCCGTCCTCGCTCCGTGTTCCTCCCTATCTCAACTACCGCTTCCTTGGACAGGAGAACTGCGGCGCCCCGTGCGAGCCCAAAAGGTCCCACGGGATGATGTACTTCAGCGAGGAGGAGCTCAAATTCGCCCGGATCTGGATCGGCATCTGGTCAGTACTTTGCTGCGCTTCCACCTTGTTCACCGTGCTCACCTACCTGGTGGACATGAAGCGCTTCAGCTACCCCGAGCGGCCCATTGTCTTCCTGTCCGGCTGCTACACCATGGTGTCCATCGCTTACATTGCTGGCTTTTTGCTGGAGGACAAGGTGGTTTGCAATGACAGGTTTGACAACGACATCAGGACTGTGGTACAGGGCACCAAGAAGGAGGGCTGCACCATCCTCTTCATGATGCTCTACTTCTTCAGCATGGCCAGCTCCATCTGGTGGGTCATCCTGGCTCTCACCTGGTTTCTGGCTGCGGGGATGAAATGGGGCCACGAGGCCATCGAGGCCAACTCTCAGTATTTCCACTTGGCGGCCTGGGCTGTGCCCGCCATCAAGACGATCACCATCCTGGCCGTGGGGCAGGTGGACGGGGACGTGCTGAGCGGAGTCTGCTTTGTGGGCATCAACAGCGTGGATGCCCTGCGGGGATTTGTTCTGGCGCCCCTGTTTGTCTACCTGTTTATTGGAACCTCCTTCCTCCTGGCCggctttgtgtctctgtttcgCATCCGGACCATCATGAAGCATGACGGCACCAAGACGGAGAAGCTGGAGAAGCTGATGGTGCGGATAGGGATCTTCAGCGTGCTCTACACTGTGCCGGCCACCATCGTCATTGCCTGTTACTTCTATGAGCAAGCCTTCAGAGAGCAGTGGGAGAGGACGTGGATCAGCCAGACGTGCAAGACGTACGCTGTGCCGTGTCCTGTCCAGAACCACCCCAACATGAGCCCTGACTTCACGGTCTTCATGATCAAGTATCTCATGACGCTCATTGTGGGCATCACCTCTGGATTTTGGATCTGGTCAGGGAAGACACTCAACTCTTGGAGGAGGTTTTACACGAGACTGGCCAACAGTAAACAGGGTGAGACCACAGTATAG